GCTCGCTGTCACCCAACCAGACCTAGAAGGCAGAGACATGCTCGTCTCGGCGCAGACGGGTTCGGGCAAGACCGTGGGCTTTGGCCTCGCGATTGCTGGCTCGGTTCTGGGCGAGGCTGAGGCCTTTGGCCCCGCGTCCGCCCCTCTGGCCTTGGTGATTGCGCCGACGCGCGAGCTTGCCTTGCAGGTGAAACGCGAGTTCGTTTGGCTCTATGGCAACACAGGAGCCCAGATTGCTTCGACTGTTGGTGGCATGGATATGCGTGACGAACGCCGCGCACTGGACCGCGGCGCGCATGTTGTTGTGGCGACGCCAGGCCGTCTGCGCGACCATATCATGCGGGGCAGTATTGACCTCTCAGAGCTGAAGGCCGTCGTACTGGACGAAGCTGACGAAATGCTGGACCTTGGCTTTCGCGAAGATCTTGAGTTTATTCTCTCTGAAGCCCCAGAAGAGCGCCAGACCTTGCTCTTTTCGGCGACTGTGCCTGCGGCGATCGCCAAGCTGGCCAAGAGCTATCAGAAAGATGCTGTGCGCGTTGAAACTGTTGCTGAGGAGAAGCAGCACGCCGACATCACTTATGAGGCACTGAATGTGTCGCAGCGCGATGCGGAAAACGCGATCATCAATGTGTTGCGCTATCACGAAGCGCCTAACACAATCATTTTTGGCAACACCCGTGCAATTGTGAACCGTCTCACAACACGGCTTTCAAACCGCGGCTTTGCTGTTGTCGCGCTGTCGGGAGAGTTGAGCCAAGCTGAGCGCACCCACGCCTTGCAGGCAATGCGCGACGGTCGTGCCCGGGTATGTGTGGCAACGGATGTCGCTGCGCGCGGGATCGACTTGCCCAAACTTGACCTCGTTATTCATGCTGAGCTTCCGAACAACCACGAAACGCTTTTGCACCGTTCAGGCCGTACAGGCCGCGCGGGGCGCAAGGGTACGTCTGTTCTGATTGTGCCGCCGAAGGCGCGTAAAAAGGCAGAGCGCCTTTTGAGCTGGGCAAAATTGACTGCCAACTGGGCAGAAGCGCCATCAGCGGACGCGGTTCTTGAGCGCGACGCCGAGCGGATGCTCGCGGATCCGGCATGGCATGAAGCCGTGCCTGAGTCCGAGGCTTCGCGTGTGGCTATGTTGGCTGAAGCCTTTACAGCTGAGCAGCTGGCAGCGGCATATTTGCGCCTCTACCAGCAGCATCACTCAGCACCTGAAGACCTTGCGAACTCTGGGGCCTCTGAGCCGCGCGCTCCGCGTGAGCCCTTTGGGCCGAGTGTCTGGTTTGCTTTGGCTGGTGGCAACAACGGCGGAGCCGAGCCACGCCGTGTCTTGCCAGCGATCTGTACGGCAGGCGGGCTGAACAAAACTGACATCGGCGCGATCCGTATTGGGCCAGATGAGAGCTATATCGAAATTCGCCAAGCCAGTGTTGCGAGTTTCCTGAGCGCCTTGGGCGACGGAATGAAAGTGGAGGGAGCCGCGATCAAGAAGCTTGATACAGCGCCTGATCTCGCAAATCTTCCCAAGCCGACCTTTAAGCCACGCGACAGCAAGCCACGCTTTGACAAAGGGCGTGGTGGTGACAAACCACGGTATGACAAGCCAAAGGGTGACGGCCCACGGGGTGATAAACCGCGCTATGACAGGCCCACGGGCGATGCCCCCCGCGGTGACAAGCCACGTTTTGACAAACCCAAGGGCGATAAGCCACGGTTTGACAAACCTAAGGGTGAGACACCTTGGGGTGAGAAGCCTCGCTATGAGAAGCCAAAGGGTGAGCGTCCGTCAAAGCCAAAGCGCCCTGAAGACAGCCGCCCCAAAGGCGTTGTAAGCGAGCCGAAGAAGCCAGCGGGCAAGAAGCCTGCGCCACGGAACGCGGCCAACCCTTCAGAGCGGATGGATTCTAAGGGCAAACGTCCTGCGCGCGGCGCGGCGGCGGCTGGCGGCGACAAGCCACGCTGGAAGACTGCTGGCAAGAAAGGCCCGAGCGACGGCACTGCTCCGCCTAAGGGCAAAGGCAAGCCAAGCTCAAAGAAGAACAAGGCACGCCGAGCCGAGTCTGATGGCGGCGCTAAAGGCGGAAACTTTGCGCCTAAGCGTAAAGGCTAAAAAAGCTTAGGGGCGCTTGATGTGGTTGACGTGACCCATCTTGCGCCCTTTTTTCACTTCGGCCTTGCCGTAGAGGTGAAGCGCTGCATCAGCTGACTTTGCAAGCTCTGGCACGCGGTCCATATCGTCGCCAATCAGGTTTTCCATGACAATATCCGCGTGACGCGCACCATTGCCCAAGGGCCAGCCCGCGACGGCGCGGATGTGCTGTTCAAACTGATCAACCGTGCAGCCGTTTTGTGTCCAGTGGCCTGAATTGTGAACGCGCGGGGCGATTTCATTGACGAGCAGGCCATTGGGTGTGACGAAAAGCTCGACACCCATGACGCCGACGTACTCAAGTGCATTGAGGACGCGCGCCGCGAGCAGGACAGCATCTGTGCGCAGGCTTGCGGGGATCACGGCAGGCACAGTCGTCGTGCGTAGAATGCCGCCCTCGTGGACGTTTTCCCCAGGATCATAGCAGGACACTTCGCCTGACGGCCCGCGCGCTGCGATGATGCTGATTTCTTTGGTGAAGCTGATGAAGCCTTCCAGCACAGACGGAGCCCCGGCCATCGCTTCCCATGCGGGGGCGATATCGGCTTCGGTCTCAAGGCGCGCTTGGCCCTTGCCATCATAGCCGAAGCGGCATGTCTTGAGGATTGCTGGGAGGCCCACTTTGGCGACGGCTGCGCGCAGATCTTCTTCTGAATTGACATGGGCGTAGGGCGCGACTGTCAGGCCGAGGTTTGTGAGGAAGTCTTTTTCGATCAGGCGGTCCTGAGAGATTCGCAGGGCCTCGCGTGAGGGGTGAATAGGGCGGATGGCTTCGAGCGTATCTAGCGCGGATGTGGGAATATTTTCGAACTCATAGGTGATCACATCGACGCTGTCGGCGAATTTTTTGAGAGCGCTTTCGTCTTCGTAGCTGGCTTGCAAATGGTAGTTCGCAACATGGCTGGCAGGGCAGTCTCCGGCAGGCTCGAACACACAAGTTTTGAAGCCGAGACGGGCTGCGGCAACTGAGAGCATACGCCCAAGCTGGCCTCCGCCGAGAATGCCGATGGTGCTGCCTTGGGCGAGAGGGTTAGTCATCTGTGGGTTCCTCGGGGATGGAGGCGGAGAGGGCCTCGCGCCATGTGTCAAGGCGTGCTGCCAGTTCTGCGTCTTGCAAGGCAAGGATGCCCGCGGCCATCAGGCCAGCGTTGGCTGCGCCTGCAGAGCCGATCGCCATTGTTGCGACTGGGAAGCCTTTGGGCATCTGGACGATGGAATAGAGGCTATCAACGCCTGAGAGCGCCTTGGTCTGTACAGGTACGCCAACCACAGGCACGCGGGTCTTGGAGGCCATCATACCAGGGAGGTGGGCGGCGCCACCAGCGCCAGCGATGATCACTTGAAGGCCACGCGCGGCGGCCTCTTTTCCATAGGTCCAGAGACGGTCTGGTGTGCGGTGTGCAGAGACAATTTTTGTCTCATAGCTCACGCCCAGTTCGTCAAGAACGATGGCGGCTTCTTTCATTGTGGCCCAGTCTGACTGGCTGCCCATAATGATCCCGATTTTGACACTCATGACGTAGCTCCGATCCTTAAGAAGCGCGCACTATAGGCGGTTTTGGTGGCGGCGCAATGGCACGGCGTTTCAGGCGATAATGTCAGGAAGAAGCCTGTCTTCGATCAGCGCGATTTTGTCTTTTAGCTGGAGCTTTTGTTTTTTCAGGCGGCGTATCGTGAGCTGGTCGGCTGTGCCCTTCTCAATAAGTGCTTCGATGGCTTGATCCAGATCGCGATGCTCGTGCTTGAAGACTTCAAGCTCAAACCGCAGCACGTCTTCGTTCTTCATCGCGAGGTCATTGGGGGCATTCATTGGCGCTGTGATTCCATTTGGGGCAAGAGCTGTAAGATACTGAAAGAATGCATTTTCGCAAAGCTCTTGCAGAGCTTGTGCAGCTTTCCCATATTAGAGGAAGTCAGGTTGCCACAATGGGGCCTGTGAATACACACTGTCGCTTAAGCAAAAAGGGCGTGTCATGAGCAAACTTACTTTGGGATCACATCCCTATCTCTTGGGCTTTGAACAGCTGGAGCGCCTTTTGGAGCGCACGGCCAAGTCTGGCAACGAGGGCTACCCTCCTTTCAATATTGAGCAAACCTCGCACAATTCCTATCGCATCACGCTTGCCGTTGCTGGCTTTGCGGAGGAAGACCTAGCGATCACAATCGAAGACAAGCAGCTTGTTATTCGTGGTCGTCAGTCAGACGACAGCGAGGAGCGGGTCTTTCTGCACCGTGGGATCGCGGCGCGCCAGTTCCAACGCTCTTTTGTCTTGGCTGATGGGGTCGAGGTGGGCGAAGCCCTCATCGAGAATGGACTTTTGCATATTGATCTTACACGCGCGGAGCCTGAGCAGGTTGTGCAGACGATCAAGATCAAGTCGGGCAAAAAGTAAGGAGAGACAATATGAATACAGTTTATGATTTTGCGGACGATGTTGAGCAGCCGATTGTGTATGTACGCGAAGTGGCACTCGCGGATCTTCCTGAAGAGGTTCGCGCCGAAGCGACGGGGCTGAAAAAGCTCTATGCGTTGCATGATGCATCGGGTGAGCGCTTGGCCCTTGTGAAGGACCGCAAGCTTGCCTTCATGCTGGCGCGTCAGAACGATATGACGCCTGTTACGGCGCACTAAGCGACACGCATTGATAGAAAAGGCGCGGTGCTGATGCCCGCGCCTTTTTGCGTTGCTGGTGTATGCCTTACTGAGCGGCGATCAGGCCCATGCTTTCAAGCTTGAGCAGCACTTGGTGTGCGCAATTGTCGACATCGACATTCTCGGTTTCGACGCTGAGTTCAGGGCTGGCCGGAACATCATAGGGGTCTGAAATTCCTGTGAACTCTTTGATCTTTCCTTCACGCGCGAGTTTGTAGAGACCTTTACGGTCGCGGCGCTCGCATTCTTCAATACTGGTGGCGACGTGGACTTCCACAAAGGCACCAAAGGCCTCGACGTCTTCACGGACGGCGCGGCGGGTGGTGGCGTAGGGCGCGATTGGAGCGCAGATGGCGATGCCGCCGTTCTTTGTAATTTCGCTTGCAACATAGCCGATGCGGCGGATGTTCAGATCGCGGTGCTCTTTTGAGAAGCCAAGCTCTGAGGAGAGGTTTTTGCGAACGATATCGCCATCAAGCAGAGTGACAGGACGGCCACCCATTTCCATCAGCTTGACCATGAGGGCGTTGGCGATGGTGGATTTGCCTGACCCCGAGAAGCCTGTGAAGAACACGGTAAAGCCTTGCTGTGAGCGTGGCGGGCGGGTTTTGCGCAGTTCTGATACGACTTCGGGGAATGAGAACCATTCTGGGATCTCCAAGCCCTCAGCGAGGCGGCGGCGTAGTTCTGTGCCGGAAATGTTGAGAATTGTGACATCGTCTTTGTCTTTGATTTCGTCCATTGGCTCGTATTGGGCGCGCTCGGCGACCCAGACCATATGCTTGAAGTCCACCATTTCGATTCCGATTTCGTCTTGGTGGGTGCGGAAGAGGTCTTGGGCGTCATAGGGGCCGTAGAAGTCCTCGCCTGCGGAGTTTTTACCGGGGCCAGCGTGGTCGCGACCCACGATGAAGTGTGTGCAGCCGTGGTTGGCACGGATCAGGCCATGCCAGACCGCTTCACGCGGGCCTGCCATGCGCATCGCAAGATTGAGCAGGCTCATTGATGTCGTGGAGGCAGGATATTTGTCTAGAACTGCTTCATAGCAGCGTACGCGCGTGAAGTGGTCGACATCACCAGGTTTTGTCATGCCAACAACGGGATGGATGAGCAGGTTGGCTTGGGCTTCGCGCGCGGCGCGGAAGGTCAGCTCTTGGTGCGCGCGGTGGAGTGGGTTGCGCGTCTGGAAGGCGACAACCTTGCGCCAGCCGAGCTTGCGAAAATAGGCGCGCAGCTCGTTGGGCGTGTCGCGACGACCGCGGAAGTCATAGTGCACGGGCTGCTGGATGCCTGTCACGGGGCCACCGAGGTAGATCTTGCCTGCTTGGTTGTGCAAATAGTTCACGGCGGGGTGCGCATCATCGTCTGCGCCGAACACCATCTCGGCTTCGCGGGCTTTGTTTGGTTCCCAGCGGTCTGTGACTGTCATTGTGGCGAGGATGACGCCCTCTTGGTCACGCAGGGCGATATCTTGGCCAAGTTCGAGCTTGGCTGCGAAGTCCTCATTCACATCCAATGTGATAGGCATGGGCCAGAGCGCGCCGCTTTCAAGGCGCATGTTCTCAACGACGCCATCATAGTCTGCCTCGCTGAGAAAGCCTTTGAGCGGGTTGAAGCCGCCATTCATCAAAAGCTCTAGATCGCAAATCTGACGCGGTGTCAGATCGTGGCTGACCAAATCGGCAGCTTCGACTTTGAGTTTTTGGGCGCTTTCATAGGATACGTAAAGCTCGGGAATGGGGGCGAGATTGGGTGCGAACATTGTTACTACTCTTGGGCTGTGGCGAAGCGCTGACGCTCGCTCGTTATCGTTTGGTCTGGGTCAGCTATGCCAGCGACAAGGTAAATTTCAAGCTAAAGGGTGGCATTGTTGTGAAAAAGCGCCGTTTGTGAGTCATTTGGAGCGCAGGCTGTGAAACGAAAAAATCTCTAGACAGAAGTGTCTATTGTGTCGAAGCTTGTCCAAAATACAGTGAGTCGGCGGAGCAGCACGTCTCCTGTGGCCAGATGGGAGAAGAGACATGAATTCGCATTATCGCGTTGTGGTTATCGGGGGTGGCGTTGTCGGGACGTCGGTTCTGTATCATCTGGCAAAGTTTGGCTGGAAAGATGTCTGCCTTTTGGAACGTTCCGTACTGACTGCGGGGTCCAGTTGGCACGCGGCTGGCGGATTTCATGCGCTCAATGCTGATCCGAATATTGCTCAGTTGCAGGCTTATACGATTGATCTTTTTGAAGAGATTCAGGAGGAAAGCGGTCAAAATATCGGCTTGCATATGACGGGTGGCCTGACGCTTGCTGGCACGCCCGACCGTTGGGAGTGGCTCCAGTCGGCGTATCGCACGTTTCAGTCAATTGGGATTGAGGATTGTCGCCTTGTGACGCCTGAAGAGGCAGGCGAGCTTTGCCCTATCATGTCAACGGAGGGTATCCTCGGAGGGATGTGGGCAGACCGGGAGGGCTATATCGATACCACAGGTACGGTCCACGCCTATGCTGGCGCAGCCAAGAAGCGCGGTGCGAGCATTTTTGAGCACACAAAGGTCGAGAGCCTTGAGCAGACAGCAGATGGCTGGCGCCTGATCACCGATAAGGGTGAGATCACTTGCGAGCATGTTGTCAACGCGGCGGGCCTTTGGGCCAAGCAAGTGGGGCGTATGGCCGGAATCGAGCTACCTGTTGCACCGCTTAAGCATCATTATTTAATTTCTGACACGATCCCTCAGCTGGAGGAGATCGACTTTGAAGTGCCGATGACAGTCGATCTGGAGGGGTTCACTTACCTTCGTCAGGATCAGAAGGGTGTTTTGCTCGGGATCTATGAGATCGACCACGAGCACTGGGCGCTGGATGGTGCGCCTTGGGATTATGGTATTGAGCTTTTTCAAGAGCAGACCGACCGGATAGAAAACGAGCTGACGCTGGGCTTTGAGCGGTATCCAGCGCTGCAAGAGGTGGGGGTTAAGACTTGGGTCAATGGCGCGTTTACCTTTGCGCCTGATGGCAATCCGCTGGTTGGCCCTGTGCGCGGCAAGCCAGGCTATTGGTGCGCTTGTGCTGTAATGGCTGGCTTCTTGCAGGGCGGCGGTGTTGGCAAATCGCTGGCCGAATGGATCATCCATGGCGAGCCTGAAGCCGATGTCTTTGGTATGGATGTGGCGCGCTTTGGGGATTTTGCCGAGAACCGCCAGTATATCAAGGAAACGACGGGTCAGTTTTATACCCGCCGTTTCGTGATGACCTACCCGAATGAGCAGCTGCCAGCAGGGCGACCTCTCAAGATGGCACCTGCCTATAGTGATATGACCGAGGCGGGCTGTCGCTGGGGCGTAAGCTATGGACTTGAAGTGCCGCTTTACTTTGCGCCCAAAGACTTTGTCGAAACGCCCACGCTCAAGCGCTCAAATGCGCATGACCTTGTGGCTGCAGAATGCAAAGCGACACGTGAGGCTGTTGGCTTGCTTGATATCTCGGGCTTCTCGCGCTTTGAGGTGACTGGTGAGGGCGCTGAGGCGTGGCTTGACCATATCATGGCCTCCAAGCTCCCAGCGCCAGGGCGTGCAAAGCTTGCGCCAATGCTCTCGGAAGCGGGCAAGCTCAAAGGGGATCTCACGATCTTTAATTGGGGCGATGGAACCTACTGGATCATGGGCAGCTACTATCTGCGCGAATGGCATATGCGCTGGTTTGATGATCATATGGGCGAGGGTGTGACCCTAAGCGATATTTCGGACAAGATGGTGGGCTTCTCCCTCTCTGGACCAAATTCTCGCAAAGTTTTGGAGAGGCTCACTGTTGATCCGATTGGCGACCTCAAATTCATGGGGTGTGGCAGCTACGACTTGGGCTTGCTTAAGTGTAAGATTGGGCGGCTCTCGCTGACAGGAGAGCTGGGGTATGAAATCAATTGTTCGGCTTCTGAGCACATTGCTCTGCGTAAAATGCTACTTGAGGCAGGAGCTGATCTTGGCATGCGCGAGGTTGGTTTTAATGCGATGCTCAGTATGCGGCTTGAAAAGAGCTTTGGGATCTGGAGCGCGGAGTTCACCCAAGGCTATACGGCGGCGCAGACGGGTATGGACCGCTGGATTGACTGGGATAAAGAATTTGTCGGTAAAGCAGCAGCACTGGCTGAGCAAAGCGGCAGCGGCCCCGCGCAAAAGCTGGTCATGCTTGAAGTCGAGGCCGACGGGGCCGATGCGAGCGGGTATGAGCCTATCTGGTCGGGCGGCGCGCTTGTCGGGTTTGTGACCTCGGGGGGATATGGCCACACCTTGGGCAAGTCCTATGCCATGGCCATGGTCAATCGCGAGCTGACGTCGGAGGGCACTGAGCTTTTGGTGCACGTCGTTGGCGCAGAGCGTGCAGCAAAAGTCATTGCGGCTTCGCCTTGTGACCCTGCTGGCAAAGCGATGCGGGGCTGAGATGGCAGAGACCAAAGCCAACAGACCCAGACGGCGCGGACGTGCCGACGCTAAGGCTGCGCCGTTTGAGCGCAAGACGAACTATCGCAATCTGAAAAATCCGTTTCCGCCAATGAAGGTGTTTTCAGACGATCAGATTGAAAACATGCATGAAACGGCTCTTCGCACTTTGGAAGAGCTGGGGATGCGTGTGCTTTTGCCTGAAGCCATCGCGATCTTTAAGGCCGGTGGTGCGCGGGTTGTGGGTGATATGGTGTACATCGGGCGCGAGATGGTTGCTGCGGCGCTTGCGAGCGCACCAAAGTCGATTGTGGGGCGCGGGGGCGCAAGCGAGCGCGATGTAACGCTTGAGCTTGGCAGTCTCGTTTTTCAGCCAGGCGCGGGTGCGCCGAATGCAACGGATCTTGTTCGGGGGCGCCGCCCCGGTTCTGCACGTGATTTTATCGAATATACGAAAATCGCTCATCACTATGATGTCTTTCAGATGATGTCGCCCTCTGTTGAGCCACAGGATGTGCCGACGCATCTGCGGCACTACTTTACGATGCAGACGCAGTTGGAGCTGACGGATAAGTTTCCCTTCGTTTTTGCGCGTGGGACGCCGCAGACGATGGATGGGTTTCGTATGCTGCAAGACTATCGCGGTGTGGACGACGAGACGTTTCTGTCTGATCCGTATTGTTACACGATCATCAATACCAACAGCCCGCGCACGCTTGATATCCCTATGGCGCAGGGGCTGATCGATTTTGCCCGCCACGGACAGCTTTCGATTGTTACTCCCTTTACGCTGATGGGAGCGATGGCACCTATTACTGTGGCTGGGGCTATCACGCTCAGTCATTCGGAGGCTTTGGCTGGCATCACGCTTACACAACTTGTCAGATCAGGTGCGCCCGTTTGTTATGGTACCTTCACCTCCAATGTGGATATGAAATCTGGCGCGCCTGCCTTTGGAACGCCTTCGCATTTTCAAGCCAGCCTTGCAGCGGGTCAGCTCGCGCGCTTTACAGGCCTGCCTTGGCGCTCGGCTGCGGGCTCGGCCTCAAACACCAATGATGTGCAAGCGGCGAACGAAAACCAGATGGGCCTTTGGGGCTGCCTCATGGCAGGGGCGACTGTGATTATTCACTCTGCAGGGTGGCTTGAGGGTGGATTGAGCGTCTCTTATGAGAAAGTCATCACCGACGCTGAAGTGCTCAATATGATAGCGGAGCTTTGCGCCGGAGCTGAGGCAGGGCCCGATGAGATCGGCTTTGAAAAGGCGATCAGCGAGGTGCAACCATCGGGACATTTCTTCGCAACAACGCAAACGATGGAGCGTTACAACACTGCGTTTTATGAGCCGCATGTGCATGACTACGCCAACTTTGGAACATGGACAGAGCGCGGCTCAGAGGATGCGAACACGCGGGCCACTAAAGTCTGGCAGGGTATCCTTGCGGCAGACAGCCGCCCTGCGGTGGACGAAACTCGGCTGGGCACGCTACAAGACTTTATTGCCAAACGCACGGAAGAAGGCGGTGCGCCGCCTGAAAGCTGAGGGAAACCCATGTCAAAAGCACCAGCCCTTCTTTTGCACCGTGATGATCCTGACAAGCCGCCGCTTGTGGGGCACGTCAAGGTCACGCGCGAAGACTGGCTGAATGTGGCGCGGGACATATTGATCAGTGAAGGCGTGGGGCAAGTGAAGGTGCTGGGGATTGCGGAGCGGCTCGACGTCTCGCGGTCATCTTTTTATTGGTATTTCAAGAGCCGCGAAGACTTGCTCAGCCAGCTTCTAGAGGATTGGAATGCCACCAACACAGGGATCATGATCCGTCATACAGAACTCCCTGCGAAGACCATAACGGGCGCGCTTAATAACTTCTTTCGCTGTGTTGTGGACCCAGAAGGCTTCAATCCGCAACTCGACTTTGCTGTGCGGGAATGGGCGCGGCGCGACGGCTCTGTGCGGCGTGTCATTGACCGAGCTGATGCGGCGCGCCAAGATGCGATTACCAAGATGTTTGAGCGTTACGGATATGATCCAGCTGAAGCTGATATTCGCGCGCGCGTGCTGTATTATCAGCAGATCGGTTACTATGCGCTCGATCTGGCCGAAACGCTGGAAGAACGGCTGACGCGGGTTGAGGGCTATCTCTATTGCTTTACAGGCGTTCTGCCCACAGCTGAAGAAGTTGCTGATTTTAGATCGTTTTCGCGCTCGGTGGATTTAACGTGAGGCGCTTATGAGGGTTGTGAGTGGAGCTAAGCTCGCTCAGTTATTTCTGTTCTTTTCTTAGGAATGCGAGCGTGTAAGCTCTGCCAAAACAAGCGAGGCTTATCATGAGCAAAGATGCTCTTCTGCAACCCTATCAGCTCAAACATCTGACGCTGAAAAACCGCATCATGACGACAAGCCATGAGCCAGCCTATCCTGAAAACGGGATGCCAACAGAGCGCTATCGTGCCTATCACGAGGCACGCGCCAAGGCGGGGGTGGCTCTTGCAATGACGGCAGGTTCGGCGGCTGTGAGCCGTGATAGTCCACCTGTGTTTAACAATATCCTCGCTTACAAAGACGAGGTTGTCCCATGGATGCGGGCGCTGAGCGACGCGTGTCACGAACATGGCTGTGCCGTGATGATCCAGCTCACGCACCTTGGCCGCCGTACCGGTTGGAACAAAGGCGACTGGCTGCCCTCGCTTGCGCCATCGCACAGCCGTGAGCCTGCGCACCGTGCTTTTCCGAAGATGATGGAAGACTTCGATATTGTGCGGATCATCGAGGACTATGCCGATGCGGCGGAGAGGATGCAGGCCGCAGGCCTAGATGGCATTGAGCTTCAAGCTTACGGCCACCTCATCGATCAGTTCTACTCGCCCTTCACCAACGATTGGTCCGCGCCTTATGGTGGCAGCCTTGAGAACCGTATGCGCTTTGGGTTTGAGGTGCTTGACGCGATCCGCAAACGTGTTGGGGACGAATTCGTTATCGGGGTGCGCTACACTGCAGATGAAGCCGAGGAGGGTGGCATCACGCCCGAAGAGGGCCTCAAGATCGCCCATGCGCTGAAAGCGAGTGGACAGGTCGATTTTCTGAATGTGATTCGTGGGCGTATTCATACCGATCCTGCGATGACCGATGTGATTCCTGTGCAGGGGATGCGTTCGGCGCCACATCTTGATTTTGCGGGTACTGTGCGCGCTGAAACAGGTATGCCGACTTTTCATGCCGCAAGAATTCCCGATGTGGCGACAGCGCGGCATGCTGTGACTTCTGGCCTGCTTGATATGGTGGGGATGACACGTGCGCATATGGCCGACCCTTTAATTGTGACGAAAATTATGGAAGGGCGCGAAGATGATATCCGGCCCTGTGTGGGCGCGACCTATTGTTTAGATCGCATCTATCAAGCGGGTGAAGCGCTCTGCATTCATAATGCTGCCACGGGCCGCGAACTGAGTATGCCTCATGAAATTGTACCTTCTGACAGCCCCAAGAAGGTTGTGATTGTCGGAGCCGGGCCCGCAGGTCTTGAGGCGGCGCGTGTGGCCGCCGAGCGGGGGCACAATGTAACCGTTTTTGAAGCTGCGTCCGAAGCAGGTGGACAGATCCGCCTTACCGCGCAAAACAAACGCCGAGCGGAAATGATCGGGATTATTGATTGGCGGATGGCACAATGTGCAGCCCGCGACGTGCAGTTTCGCTTCAATACCTATGCCGAGGCGCAGGATGTGCTCGGGCTCGCGCCTGATGTGGTGATCATTGCGACAGGTGGCTTGCCAGAGGTCACAGTGCTTGAGGCGGGCAATGAGCTTGCTGTGACAGGATGGGACATCATTGCAGGCGATGCAAAGCCTGGTGAGAATGTGCTGATCTTTGATGATGCGGGTGACCATACAGGACTGATGGCAGCGGAAGTCATCACGGCGGCGGGTGGGCATGTCGAAATTATGACCCGTGACCGCAGCTTTGCGCCTGAAGTGATGGGAATGAATCTCGTCCCTTATATGCGCAGCCTGCAAGAGAAAGATGCGGTGTTTACGGTTGGACGAACGCTGAAAAGCCTGAGCCGTAGGGGTAACAGACTATTGGCGCAGATTGGGACGGATTATTCGAGGTACGTCTCGGACTCCGAATATGACCAAGTTATTGTCAACCA
This genomic window from Lentibacter algarum contains:
- a CDS encoding DEAD/DEAH box helicase, producing MKNALSQALETRGYDTLTPVQLAVTQPDLEGRDMLVSAQTGSGKTVGFGLAIAGSVLGEAEAFGPASAPLALVIAPTRELALQVKREFVWLYGNTGAQIASTVGGMDMRDERRALDRGAHVVVATPGRLRDHIMRGSIDLSELKAVVLDEADEMLDLGFREDLEFILSEAPEERQTLLFSATVPAAIAKLAKSYQKDAVRVETVAEEKQHADITYEALNVSQRDAENAIINVLRYHEAPNTIIFGNTRAIVNRLTTRLSNRGFAVVALSGELSQAERTHALQAMRDGRARVCVATDVAARGIDLPKLDLVIHAELPNNHETLLHRSGRTGRAGRKGTSVLIVPPKARKKAERLLSWAKLTANWAEAPSADAVLERDAERMLADPAWHEAVPESEASRVAMLAEAFTAEQLAAAYLRLYQQHHSAPEDLANSGASEPRAPREPFGPSVWFALAGGNNGGAEPRRVLPAICTAGGLNKTDIGAIRIGPDESYIEIRQASVASFLSALGDGMKVEGAAIKKLDTAPDLANLPKPTFKPRDSKPRFDKGRGGDKPRYDKPKGDGPRGDKPRYDRPTGDAPRGDKPRFDKPKGDKPRFDKPKGETPWGEKPRYEKPKGERPSKPKRPEDSRPKGVVSEPKKPAGKKPAPRNAANPSERMDSKGKRPARGAAAAGGDKPRWKTAGKKGPSDGTAPPKGKGKPSSKKNKARRAESDGGAKGGNFAPKRKG
- a CDS encoding 5-(carboxyamino)imidazole ribonucleotide synthase, which gives rise to MTNPLAQGSTIGILGGGQLGRMLSVAAARLGFKTCVFEPAGDCPASHVANYHLQASYEDESALKKFADSVDVITYEFENIPTSALDTLEAIRPIHPSREALRISQDRLIEKDFLTNLGLTVAPYAHVNSEEDLRAAVAKVGLPAILKTCRFGYDGKGQARLETEADIAPAWEAMAGAPSVLEGFISFTKEISIIAARGPSGEVSCYDPGENVHEGGILRTTTVPAVIPASLRTDAVLLAARVLNALEYVGVMGVELFVTPNGLLVNEIAPRVHNSGHWTQNGCTVDQFEQHIRAVAGWPLGNGARHADIVMENLIGDDMDRVPELAKSADAALHLYGKAEVKKGRKMGHVNHIKRP
- the purE gene encoding 5-(carboxyamino)imidazole ribonucleotide mutase; the protein is MSVKIGIIMGSQSDWATMKEAAIVLDELGVSYETKIVSAHRTPDRLWTYGKEAAARGLQVIIAGAGGAAHLPGMMASKTRVPVVGVPVQTKALSGVDSLYSIVQMPKGFPVATMAIGSAGAANAGLMAAGILALQDAELAARLDTWREALSASIPEEPTDD
- a CDS encoding DUF465 domain-containing protein produces the protein MNAPNDLAMKNEDVLRFELEVFKHEHRDLDQAIEALIEKGTADQLTIRRLKKQKLQLKDKIALIEDRLLPDIIA
- a CDS encoding Hsp20 family protein, with translation MSKLTLGSHPYLLGFEQLERLLERTAKSGNEGYPPFNIEQTSHNSYRITLAVAGFAEEDLAITIEDKQLVIRGRQSDDSEERVFLHRGIAARQFQRSFVLADGVEVGEALIENGLLHIDLTRAEPEQVVQTIKIKSGKK
- a CDS encoding DUF1150 family protein, giving the protein MNTVYDFADDVEQPIVYVREVALADLPEEVRAEATGLKKLYALHDASGERLALVKDRKLAFMLARQNDMTPVTAH
- a CDS encoding bifunctional sulfate adenylyltransferase/adenylylsulfate kinase yields the protein MFAPNLAPIPELYVSYESAQKLKVEAADLVSHDLTPRQICDLELLMNGGFNPLKGFLSEADYDGVVENMRLESGALWPMPITLDVNEDFAAKLELGQDIALRDQEGVILATMTVTDRWEPNKAREAEMVFGADDDAHPAVNYLHNQAGKIYLGGPVTGIQQPVHYDFRGRRDTPNELRAYFRKLGWRKVVAFQTRNPLHRAHQELTFRAAREAQANLLIHPVVGMTKPGDVDHFTRVRCYEAVLDKYPASTTSMSLLNLAMRMAGPREAVWHGLIRANHGCTHFIVGRDHAGPGKNSAGEDFYGPYDAQDLFRTHQDEIGIEMVDFKHMVWVAERAQYEPMDEIKDKDDVTILNISGTELRRRLAEGLEIPEWFSFPEVVSELRKTRPPRSQQGFTVFFTGFSGSGKSTIANALMVKLMEMGGRPVTLLDGDIVRKNLSSELGFSKEHRDLNIRRIGYVASEITKNGGIAICAPIAPYATTRRAVREDVEAFGAFVEVHVATSIEECERRDRKGLYKLAREGKIKEFTGISDPYDVPASPELSVETENVDVDNCAHQVLLKLESMGLIAAQ